Proteins from one Candidatus Eisenbacteria bacterium genomic window:
- a CDS encoding RNA polymerase sigma factor: MMEISDEGLVIAARSGDEKAFEELVRRHYEQVYQRIRRILRNREDALDVAQEAFLKAFRSLDQIRDGRTVRAWLGQIGVRLALNRAERDRFRRMVSMDGEEGEAEPAVREDPLERSEIARDARLIEGEIGRLPAAQRTAFHLRHFEGLPFREVAEWMGNSEATARVLYFQAVRRLRAKIEERG; encoded by the coding sequence ATGATGGAGATCTCGGACGAAGGGCTCGTGATCGCGGCTCGATCCGGAGACGAGAAGGCCTTCGAGGAGCTGGTCCGCCGCCACTACGAGCAGGTCTACCAGAGAATCCGCCGCATCCTCCGCAACAGGGAAGACGCCCTCGACGTCGCGCAGGAAGCCTTCCTGAAGGCCTTTCGGAGCCTCGACCAGATCCGCGACGGGCGCACCGTCCGCGCGTGGCTCGGGCAGATCGGCGTGAGGCTCGCGCTCAACAGGGCGGAGCGGGACCGATTCCGCCGCATGGTCTCGATGGACGGGGAAGAGGGCGAGGCGGAGCCGGCCGTCCGCGAGGATCCGCTGGAGAGATCCGAGATCGCGCGGGACGCGCGGTTGATCGAAGGGGAGATCGGGCGCCTGCCCGCCGCGCAGCGGACCGCATTTCATCTGCGGCACTTCGAGGGGCTCCCCTTCCGCGAGGTGGCGGAGTGGATGGGAAACAGCGAGGCGACGGCGCGCGTGCTCTACTTCCAGGCCGTCCGGCGGCTCCGGGCGAAGATCGAGGAGAGAGGATGA